The Pseudomonadota bacterium genome includes a window with the following:
- a CDS encoding YeeE/YedE thiosulfate transporter family protein, with amino-acid sequence MEGNREPKGWSPYIAGALTGLLLVFSVWFTGKYVGASTTFVRSAGFIEKAFNAERVSKMEYFIKEMPKIDWQWMFVVGIFFGSIVASTTSKSFRWQAVPTMWENRFGPGRTKRAIAAFVGGIVAMFGARLADGUPSGHGLSGSLQLAISGFIALICFFIGGVIMAKILYGGGAKHE; translated from the coding sequence ATGGAAGGAAATCGGGAGCCAAAGGGTTGGAGTCCTTACATTGCCGGAGCATTAACAGGATTGCTGCTTGTGTTTTCCGTCTGGTTTACCGGGAAATATGTGGGAGCTTCAACAACGTTCGTACGGTCGGCAGGATTCATTGAAAAAGCTTTTAATGCAGAGCGTGTATCAAAGATGGAATATTTCATAAAGGAGATGCCCAAGATTGACTGGCAGTGGATGTTTGTGGTGGGGATATTCTTCGGTTCCATTGTCGCTTCAACAACATCCAAAAGTTTCAGGTGGCAGGCCGTACCAACCATGTGGGAGAATAGATTCGGGCCGGGCAGGACAAAAAGGGCAATTGCAGCCTTTGTCGGCGGCATAGTCGCCATGTTCGGGGCGCGTCTGGCAGACGGGTGACCGAGCGGCCATGGACTGAGCGGTTCGCTCCAGTTAGCCATAAGCGGATTTATTGCGTTAATATGTTTCTTTATCGGCGGAGTTATCATGGCCAAAATACTATACGGGGGAGGTGCCAAACATGAATGA
- a CDS encoding YeeE/YedE thiosulfate transporter family protein, translating to MNELVYGLITGIIFGFLLQKARVIRYDKQLGALRLIDMTIVKFMLSTVLVAMVGVYLLKDLGIAKLSIKPTILGGNIIGGLIFGIGWGLLGYCPGTSLGAFGEGRWDAVWGILGMLAGAALFAEFFPVLKNTVLKWGVYGKITIPEALGINHWIVIVIFIIGGLFLFRWFEKKKL from the coding sequence ATGAATGAACTCGTATATGGTCTCATAACAGGCATTATTTTCGGCTTTCTCCTGCAAAAGGCAAGGGTAATCAGATATGACAAGCAGTTGGGCGCTCTGCGCCTTATTGATATGACGATTGTAAAATTTATGCTTTCCACGGTCCTTGTAGCAATGGTAGGCGTTTATCTGCTGAAAGACCTCGGCATTGCCAAACTTTCCATAAAGCCAACAATACTGGGGGGCAACATTATAGGCGGGCTCATCTTCGGCATCGGATGGGGCTTGCTTGGTTATTGCCCCGGCACATCCCTCGGAGCCTTCGGTGAAGGAAGGTGGGATGCAGTTTGGGGTATCCTGGGCATGCTTGCCGGAGCGGCATTGTTCGCCGAATTCTTCCCTGTTCTTAAAAATACTGTTCTGAAATGGGGTGTTTACGGGAAGATTACCATACCGGAAGCGCTGGGAATAAACCACTGGATTGTCATCGTAATATTTATCATAGGAGGGTTGTTCCTTTTCCGGTGGTTTGAGAAGAAAAAACTTTAA
- a CDS encoding alpha/beta fold hydrolase yields MKKTVLWISISILIFIMIYFGISIALIIGGKPKKQAPKKSNLTFKELHIDYRNIPMLKTFTARDSKQLAYRYYPAQSDRAIILLHGSGWHSRYFLPLASFISSEGLARVYTPDLRGHGHSPEKRGDVDYIGQLDDDLADFIAMIRKENPKTVLIVGGHSSGGGLAVRFAGSKYGQQADAYMLLSPYLQYNAPTIRPYSGGWARPYTGRIIGITMLNNIGIKWFNGMTVIDFNMPEEVRDGTETLSYSYRLSTSFAPGNYKKDLSAITKPLFVAAGTADEAFFADKFEPAISQFTKVKVRLLKDVTHMGVVVGPEIRPVIKEWLESLGKK; encoded by the coding sequence GTGAAAAAAACTGTTTTATGGATATCTATTTCTATTCTCATATTTATAATGATTTATTTCGGGATTTCCATTGCATTGATCATAGGCGGCAAGCCAAAAAAACAGGCTCCAAAAAAGAGCAATCTGACATTCAAAGAGCTGCATATCGACTACAGAAACATACCGATGCTGAAGACTTTTACTGCCAGAGACAGCAAACAATTGGCATATCGGTACTACCCGGCTCAATCGGATAGGGCTATTATCCTGCTGCATGGTTCGGGATGGCATAGCCGGTATTTTCTTCCTCTGGCAAGTTTTATAAGCTCTGAGGGCTTGGCCCGTGTATATACTCCTGATTTGCGGGGACATGGCCATTCACCAGAAAAGCGCGGCGATGTCGACTACATTGGCCAATTGGACGATGATCTGGCAGATTTTATCGCCATGATTCGAAAGGAGAATCCTAAAACAGTACTTATCGTGGGCGGCCATTCGTCAGGAGGCGGATTGGCAGTACGGTTTGCAGGCAGTAAATACGGGCAGCAGGCAGATGCCTACATGCTTTTATCCCCCTATCTCCAGTATAATGCACCTACTATCCGCCCATACTCCGGAGGATGGGCGAGACCTTATACCGGTCGAATCATCGGGATCACTATGCTCAATAATATCGGGATCAAATGGTTTAACGGCATGACTGTTATTGACTTCAACATGCCGGAAGAGGTGCGCGACGGGACCGAAACCTTATCATATTCCTATCGACTCAGTACATCCTTCGCTCCTGGCAACTACAAGAAAGACCTCAGCGCCATAACCAAACCGCTATTTGTTGCCGCCGGTACCGCTGATGAAGCATTTTTCGCTGATAAATTTGAGCCTGCAATTTCACAATTTACAAAGGTGAAGGTGAGACTGTTGAAGGATGTAACACACATGGGTGTGGTTGTCGGCCCTGAAATCCGGCCGGTTATAAAAGAATGGCTGGAAAGTCTCGGCAAAAAATAG
- a CDS encoding MATE family efflux transporter: MQMTATWHYIKQLPNRKDIRKFISESWSLGWPMMIIMFFEFLTGFLDIFVAGRISKEIQAAYGFVIQLYFVFIIVGNAFSIGAVAVVSQIFTSKNGNRLAESIYSTIMATIALGIALGISGIFLTPVIIELLRIPSELKPIVIPLGRIYAAGVLFHCLLINTNAILRACKKVKASLKTMAFVCLSNTVLIFFIVFHTNTGFRGIALATAISVCLGSILNMYYTWPLMAGLKRFSVKIVKTIVNISWPSALLQGLWQINSMVIFLILSALPKHSIEVLAALSAGVRIESAIFLPAMAFNMANAVVVGNLLGEGRKEDAFRGGLVTTLISIVVVSFITVVVLLNAKWIAPYLSNNSIVIAECITYIYISMISEPFMATWVVLGGALNGAGDTKGMMIVVGLVVWLIRVPLTYIFVILLGFGAVSVWWTMNLSQFLMALFIFRRYWNRKWLAHPYGYK; this comes from the coding sequence ATGCAAATGACGGCAACATGGCACTACATAAAGCAGTTACCTAATCGCAAAGATATACGTAAATTCATCTCAGAAAGCTGGTCATTAGGCTGGCCTATGATGATCATTATGTTTTTTGAATTTTTAACCGGTTTTTTAGATATCTTCGTAGCCGGCAGGATAAGCAAGGAGATACAGGCAGCATATGGTTTCGTAATCCAGCTTTACTTTGTTTTTATTATAGTGGGCAATGCTTTCAGCATAGGCGCTGTTGCTGTGGTTTCACAGATATTTACATCAAAAAATGGTAATCGGCTGGCCGAATCAATATATTCAACAATTATGGCTACCATTGCGCTGGGTATTGCACTGGGCATTTCCGGTATTTTTTTAACACCTGTAATTATTGAATTACTGCGTATACCTTCTGAATTAAAACCAATTGTCATACCCCTGGGGAGGATTTATGCTGCGGGCGTGCTGTTTCATTGTCTGCTTATCAATACAAATGCCATACTGCGGGCATGTAAAAAAGTAAAAGCCTCCCTCAAAACAATGGCTTTTGTTTGTTTGTCCAATACTGTGCTGATTTTTTTCATTGTGTTTCATACGAACACAGGTTTTAGAGGAATTGCACTTGCAACAGCAATAAGTGTCTGTCTGGGAAGCATACTGAATATGTATTATACCTGGCCGTTAATGGCAGGATTGAAAAGGTTCTCTGTGAAGATCGTGAAAACCATTGTCAACATAAGCTGGCCTTCGGCGCTCCTTCAGGGGCTCTGGCAAATAAATTCCATGGTAATTTTCTTAATTTTAAGTGCTTTGCCGAAGCACAGCATTGAAGTTCTTGCAGCCCTTTCAGCAGGCGTACGCATTGAGTCGGCTATTTTTCTCCCTGCAATGGCATTTAATATGGCAAATGCTGTAGTTGTAGGCAATCTGCTCGGTGAGGGCAGGAAAGAAGATGCCTTTCGTGGCGGACTTGTTACAACTCTGATAAGTATAGTTGTCGTGTCTTTTATAACAGTTGTTGTTCTTTTGAATGCGAAGTGGATAGCACCTTATTTATCGAATAACAGCATCGTTATTGCTGAATGTATTACCTATATCTATATCAGTATGATAAGTGAGCCTTTTATGGCCACATGGGTAGTACTTGGCGGGGCATTAAACGGCGCAGGCGATACGAAAGGCATGATGATAGTTGTAGGGCTTGTCGTCTGGCTTATACGGGTACCCTTGACTTATATTTTTGTAATATTACTCGGTTTCGGCGCCGTATCCGTTTGGTGGACAATGAATCTCTCACAATTCCTCATGGCATTGTTTATCTTCAGGAGATACTGGAATAGAAAATGGTTAGCACATCCATATGGGTACAAATAA
- a CDS encoding endonuclease Q family protein, which produces MRFIADLHIHSKYSRATSRDMCPEALWQWAQTKGIAIMGTGDFTHPAWLAELKEKIEPAGNGLFTLKEEFQSKDVPDSCRGDVFFMLSCEISSIYKKNGKTRKIHSIIYVPDFVDAEKIYTSLSRIGNLHSDGRPILGLDAKELLKIVLDICPKSLFVPAHAWTPWFSVFGAESGFDTLEECFDELAPYIYAIETGLSSDPAMNWRISALDRITFMSNSDAHSPAKIGREANIFNTEYSYDAVTDAVRTKNGFLGTIEFFPEEGKYHYDGHRSCNVNLSPGETIAHNYLCPVCGKRVTVGVMHRVEKLADRENGFKPVGALPFYPIIPLPEILGEALEVGPASKKVNAAYQGLIQKLGSEFKILLDSPLDDIEKAGSPLIREAISRVRAGNVRITPGFDGEFGKIKIFDSTERKEYSSES; this is translated from the coding sequence ATGCGATTTATTGCCGACCTACATATTCACTCAAAATATTCAAGGGCAACAAGCAGGGATATGTGTCCTGAGGCGCTCTGGCAATGGGCACAGACAAAGGGTATTGCTATCATGGGCACCGGGGACTTCACCCACCCGGCATGGCTTGCCGAGCTTAAGGAGAAGATCGAGCCTGCAGGCAACGGATTGTTCACGCTGAAAGAGGAATTTCAGTCAAAAGATGTTCCGGACTCATGCAGGGGGGATGTTTTCTTCATGCTCTCCTGCGAGATCAGCTCTATTTATAAAAAAAACGGCAAAACACGAAAAATCCACTCCATCATATATGTGCCTGACTTTGTTGATGCTGAAAAAATTTATACATCGCTGTCAAGGATAGGAAATCTCCATTCAGACGGAAGACCCATATTGGGGCTCGACGCAAAGGAACTTCTGAAGATTGTTTTGGATATATGCCCTAAAAGCCTTTTTGTACCTGCTCACGCCTGGACCCCTTGGTTTTCAGTATTCGGGGCCGAATCGGGATTTGATACACTGGAAGAATGCTTTGATGAGCTTGCCCCATACATTTACGCCATTGAAACAGGGCTTTCTTCCGACCCTGCCATGAACTGGAGGATTTCGGCTCTTGACAGGATCACCTTTATGTCCAACTCCGATGCCCATTCGCCTGCCAAAATAGGACGGGAGGCTAATATCTTCAATACGGAGTACTCCTATGATGCTGTAACGGATGCCGTCAGGACAAAAAATGGTTTTCTTGGAACAATTGAATTCTTTCCCGAGGAAGGCAAATACCATTATGACGGACACAGGTCGTGTAATGTAAACCTTTCGCCTGGAGAGACAATTGCACATAATTATCTCTGCCCTGTATGCGGAAAGAGAGTAACTGTGGGGGTTATGCACCGGGTTGAAAAACTTGCCGACAGGGAAAACGGGTTCAAACCAGTTGGCGCTTTACCTTTTTACCCGATAATCCCGCTGCCTGAAATCCTTGGAGAAGCCCTTGAAGTCGGCCCTGCCAGTAAAAAAGTAAATGCCGCATATCAGGGACTCATACAGAAACTCGGAAGTGAATTTAAAATCCTTCTGGATTCTCCCCTCGACGATATTGAAAAGGCGGGTTCACCTCTTATCAGAGAAGCCATATCCCGTGTGCGTGCAGGGAATGTCCGCATCACTCCGGGTTTTGACGGCGAATTCGGAAAAATAAAAATCTTTGACAGCACAGAACGGAAGGAATATTCTTCCGAATCATAA